GAGATCTTCTACTTGCTTCCTGCGGCCTTTCACCCCAGAGATGGTTTTTACTTCCTCTGGGTAATCTGGTTTCCATTATCTGGCTAAAAAGCACTGTTAAAAGTGCCAATGATATGACTGGAACTTATCTTTCTTCTGCAGGCCATATTGGCGGTGTTACTATTCAAATACAGATGCAGTTATTTATGTAGTGGACAGCTGTGATCGAGACAGAATTGGCACTTCAAAATCAGAGCTTGTTGCTATGTTAGAGGTAAGAAAACAAGGATGACAATCATCTTAATAGAACAGAaattgagaaattaaaatattttttggggggagcaAATGTGAAATTTGATTCAGTGAATCAAGTGAAGCTCAACTTCACTTGTGACACTTCAGCCCTCGGAACAGGGCCGTGCAACGCTTCTGACTGAAAAGCACTAAATACGCTGCAGATGCTTTGCAGTTTCATGCAGCGGTGCCTGGGCAGTAGGTTAGTTACATGTAGCCTTTTGGTCATATGAAAATTTATCTGTTTGCAAGGACAGCTGCTCAGTATGGCAGCAGTGGCAAAATCAGGCCCTGAAGAATTAACACTAAGCTAATTAGTAGCCTACTATGTTTTGAAGCTGAAGAACCTATGTAGAACAGGGTAATATGAGTAAGAAGACAAGCTGAGCAAaactttggggtttgtttgttttttattttaccccCAGATTCCTGCAAGCTCTTTGCTATGCCTTGTTAAATCCAACTAGCAGCTTGTTTCATAATGTAACAGGCATAACCAGCCCTGTTTGGAAATTTCTCTGATGTGGTATCATGCCAGAATTGAAAGTAAATAGAAAAATTCTTCAGTGACAGAtgataaagaacaaaaatcagcaAGCTGAAAATCATTATGATGAGAGCTgctgaagtttcttctcattttatgtgtttgtggtttttttttttttccaacttatATTAATTCAGTAAAAGTCTCTGTAAAAACTTGAATAATTCCCCCTTTTTTTAGgaagaagagctgaagaaagccattttggtggtgtttgcaAATAAGCAGGACATGGAACAGGCCATGACTCCCACAGAAATGGCAAACGCACTTGGCTTACCGGCTTTAAAGGACCGAAAGTGGCAGATATTCAAAACCTCTGCAACTAAAGGCACGGGGCTTGATGAAGCAATGGAATGGTGAGTAACAGTCTAATTTTGCTAGCTTCATTAGAAAAATACCTTGTACTATTTTTTACTTGAAGATTGGGTCTGTAGAAAGTTGGACAGAAAAGACAAACTGTCCATGTTAGAAGAGCGAGCAGCTTTCTCCTCAGAGTATTTCAATGTCCTTGAACTGACATTTTAGTAAACCGACTTAACCTTTTTCCTAGGTTGGTGGAGGCCTTGAAGAGCAGGCAGTGATGCAAAGCTGGCCCTTGCAAAGATGTTTCAGCTATATCCAACATCCCTCTTTCTGCAGTCAAGTATTTTTAGGCCACAGGTACTTGTAAATAGGACAGAGTTGAGTTTGACTCCTGTAACATGGATGTCTCTCTCGAATTGTGAACCAAGTGAATGTCTGTGTACATTATGAtattcatttctttctttctgtttaaaggaTGTACTTATGTTAATTTGTATGGCTAGGGAAGGGTTTTCTTGTGGCTCCCCCCCGCCCTTTGGTGGTTTGAGTGGCTACTATAGTTGTGTAATTAAAACACTAATAAAATCTGGAACTGTCAGCTGTACTCATAGATGTGTTGCTTGTTTCTGTGAGCAAGCAGCCTCTAGCAAGCCCAGCAGCCGCTGCCCATTCTAACAGCCACCTAGCTGAACACTGAAAGAGGTTTCCTTAAGCTGATGTTATACTCCAGAATCCCTTCAGTGTTGATAAAATGTTACAGTAAAATACAGCAACAAAGATGAATACTGTATCTCTAACACAGTACtggttttctgaaaggaaaataaatgtctcCAGTAGGCACCTTATGGCCCTGGCCCGCCAGGGCCATAATCTGAATGTAACTTCCACTTCCATGAGCTGTTATTCCACCCCCTCAGCTTGACAGTGACATTGTTCAGTATTATGGcagaaactgaaacacaaatgaaaGGCAGGAGGCAGTGTTCTCCCTCCAGGAGCGAGGATGTTCACAGGCCTGAATGCAGTCATCACGTAACCCATCtgttaaaaatgaagtaaaatttaatataaaaaaatcaaagtggCTTTCCATTCAGCTGTACATGCTCTGGTAAATatacagttttggaaaaaaaactgaaaagcttttctttaagaTCCTAGATGAAAAAGAGgacatgaaaaaatacaaataaatacaattaaaatatgtaaatacttttttttttttaaaacagtaattaGTTCTTTAGCTTGAAATTACTTTCTATAAATTAAACTTCCAGGAAGGAAAAGCCTtttcattccatcactgctatGTCTTTCAGTGCATGACTTCGAGGTCTCTTGGCCTTGTAGGTGGGGCGCAGGAATTCTATTTTTCGCTTCCTGGTTTCTGCTTTATTCTTATGTCTCTTCAGCTTCCTCCTCGCAGCGATGTCAGGGTTTGCCACAGCCTAGTGAAAAACAGTACGTTCGTTAGTTGTAACTAACCAAACAACTGCCCTTGTAAACATCAGGTACTTCCTAACTGGTGACTGTTAAGACAACACAGGGGCTTACGTAGGCTCCTCAAAACTGAGGGTATTCTGGCTGCTCTGCCCAGTTTTACCACAGCATCGCTGTCAGCCAAGCGGCTGATCTTCAACAGTTTCTTCTGAagtttcagaaatgaaacaatgaAGCTGTCCCAATTTGGGATGAAGTTCTTGCCTCTAACTCACATTCCCACTCAGGTCTTACCTGCAAAgccctctgctttttcctcattGCTCTCTTCTGGTTGGCCTGTTtctgcacagaagaaaaggcaagcgAAAAAGCCTCCAGTCCAACTAACTTCTTGAGCAGTTCAATGATTTCTTGGGAAAGGTTCTTCAGTGTTGGAtctaacaaaacaaattaacttGTGTAATCTTTTCAGCATACAGAATGAAAGCCAAGAGCCCAGTAAGGATTCATCTTTCTTTACTAAAGGATGACTGCTTTCATCTTATCTTAAGGATTCATCATCTTATGCAATAGACTGTAGAGACAAGAGCAAAGGCGCTTGTGAAATCTGCTGGCTCTTCACCAGCTTTCCCAGCGGGCCACACGTGGCACTTCACACTGGCAAACAATAATGCTTCTGAtaagtaaaacttttttttcagaggaataaTGGCATCACAGAGGTTGTTAAAAGTGGCTTGCTGTAAACAGCCACCAGGGCTCTTTTCGAAATGGGTTTGCTGGAAATAGAGGATTCCAGCCTTGTCAGTCAGCATCTCTGTCCAGTGTGTACAATAAGGGCTGGCTTAATGGTTAGGATCACTAGTTAATATGTTGTAATTAACTACAATCACTgcgggaaaaaaaaagatactgggggggaaagaaggctACAAAGAAATGCTAAGAGAAAACTGAGAGCAGGGCAAATGTTTCCCTCAGTCTTCCAACAGGATCTCTCAAGTGCTTGTACAACCTCCAGGGAAGCTTCTGTAAGCTGCTTGCCTCCACAGTATCCCTCAGTGACAAGTTCCCGGCGTCTACACCTCCTGCCATATGAAAAACCACCTCTGCAGTTATTCTAAAAAGTCATGCGACGGCCCCTGGTTCTTGTGCTggcagagaaagcaaacagttGATCCACGCACAATACTGTCAGTCTCTACCACACCTTTTCCAAGTTTCTTgcttaccttaaaaaaaaaaccaacccaaaaccacgaatgaaaagaaaaggtagCTACGGCGGCTGTTGCTTACCTAGAACACTGTTACTGCCCTTCTCCaagtttttccagttcttttgtGTCCTAAGACATGGGGACCCAGTGCTGCGCATTGAATTTTCATGGCGCATATATAACCACAGATTTAGAGTACTAtaacttttttggtttgttgtccTTTTCCTGACATCGGATTTTGCTTGACTTAACACATTTTCAAGAACTATCTAAACACCAGTGTCTTGTTCTTAAGCCAAGAGTCTCTTGTGTTAAATGGAAAGTTGATTTGTCTTTCCCCCATCAGCCATGACTCCTTAAGATCTTTTAAACAAACATGGATCTCCAGGGAGAAACAGGTGGTGTTGCTCGGGTAGTATCAAGCAGGACAGAGTGACCTGGACACATCCAGGAGGAAGGGAGTTCTGTGCACAGTTTAACAGGTGCACGCCTGCCTGCACACACTGCGTGCTGCATTCCTGTGGCAGGCAGctctcttcccctgcctgcaAAGTTTACTTTCTTTCCATCACtgtgcacacatgtgcacactGAAGGTCATTTTCTCTATTTCAAAAGGGGGAGCTTGGGGAAAGCATCAATCAACCACCAAACTGGCGATTCCAACTTGTGCAGTCCCTTGCTCTACAGTAACACAAGCTGCCATAAAACACACCCTGTTTTACATTAAAACTGAAACACACTTTCAGGACATGGATCTTCACGCCCCAAAGCCTCACAGCAGATCTAACATGGCAATTCAAAAAGAATGGCGCTTGGCAACAGCCTTGTTCTGGCTTCCTTAACAGCCGcgctctgctcctctcctcagCAAGGACTCCATGACTCCTGCCACCATAAGTCCACCCTTGATTACTACACTTTTCCCACTACATCACATATTCAAGCTTTACCCACTTGCATGTAGGAGCCTGCTTAACTTCggtcttttttctttgtcaacATGTAGATTTTTGTTCCAGCTGTCAAACACCTCCTTTCCTGGTATTTTGGTTAGACTGCAGGTAGGTGAAATTCACCAATTATGGCATCTGTGCCTCAACAGAGGAAAGGAGTGACAGGAGGTGtttgtgctgcagcacagctctgacaCACTTCCCTCTTTGATAATGTTTGTGAGGGAAATCACTTACCTTGTTCTGCATAGGTGCTGTTCAGCTCCCTGAACAGAGGTGTCAGAATTGTTGGAAGGTAGGGTTTGATCCTGTCTTTCCCCAGATCCACCGAGATTGCTCCCAGGAACTTAAAGATGCAGCTTCTCTGAAAATGAGTGTGTGGACATGAAGTGAGGAAGATTGGAAGGGAACTGCCTTACTGATCTGCTGCAAGAGTCCTTTGCATCACTGTTCAACGTGCACGACGCTGTTTCAGACCCCCTAGTCAGAAACTCACTGCTGTTACAAGGTCTTACTGCAGCCAAGCACAGCCTTTAGATGAGACACAACCCCATGGGATCTGTAAACATGTAAGCTATGACTTCACTGGGTTGGCAGCTGTTAACGCTCTGAACAGGCTTGTTCTCACTGTCCTGTACTGAGGCAGCTGAAGACATGAAAGCTCAACCTCTCTAACGCTGCACCACAGGGAATCACAGTGCTTTTCCTGACGCTAtcctgcagcctccccttctcctaGCAAGTAACTTCACACTGCCATTCGCCTGCCTGCATAAACCTTGCACTCAGGCCTTCAAAGGCAGTGTTCTGTCCCCTTCAGCTTGGTGCCTTTGGCCTTACCACCACCCCACACAAGGGCTGGAAGCAACGGCAAGCAGCAGTAGACTGGCACAAGCCTTTCCTGAGAATCCCAGACTGAAAtacttggtgttttttttggcACCTACTAACCCTCACTTCAGCATCAGCTCCCAGCACTCCCTACAGCTGGTCCCCTGGAAGCAAAGAACCAGAGCAACACCCTCCTATGCAAGTGTCCACCACATCAAAACCAGTTGGTCTAACCCTGTTCTTACCTTTACAGGGACCTTAGGAGAATATGCTGCTTCTCGCTTTGCCATGAGAGAGAGCTTCTTCATTAACCATAGCAATGTGGGTGTCtggcctttttcttctgtgtcttctctttctccctctacTTGAGcagaaacatctttttcttcttcatcttctgaGGCCTCCTGCTCTTCCACTTCACAGCCCAGTTCTCCTTCAGCCTCTTTACCTTCTTCGGAGGCAGGGGCTAGCAAGTAAACCACTTTTGCCACAAAAAGCAAGTTCTTTATAACCTGAAGTGTATAAACAGAGTAGTCAGTCACTGTGGGTTCCTGCAGTGCCAGCATGAGCAGTGCCCAGGGTATGTAAGAGTAAAGGCTAGATCCAAAAGAGGAACTGGTCAACCAAGGAGGCTCTAACGGGTTCACCCCTTGCGTGTTTCTCCTAACAGGAAGGCCCACCTCAATATCCTCCTACAGTCTGCGAGAGTTTCTCCCCATGAACTACCATGCCTTCTGGGCTCCGGTACCCCCtgaggcagggctgctcctttTGTCCTTTGCATCTCTAGCAGCCCCTGGTTCTCCACACGAAAATCTCTGGCCAGGTTCACAGTGGAGCCAGACCTTCAAGCAGCAGCATAAAGCTGGACTAAACGCTCCCAGCGATCAGCCAAGGCTCCAGTGCAACTGCAGGGAACCAGCACTAGAGATCTAGATACCTGCTCCAGTCTGGGCCGCAGAGCCAGACCCTCCCTGCTGGAGGCCTGGACAGGAGGGACACCAGTCCTGCCACGGTGCCTCCCCTTTCTGTCCctgccaccctgcagccctTCCAGCGGGCTGACACCACAAGGGGGACTTTCCTGGGCCCCTCAGATGCCCTCAGCATAGAGTAGCTGGCCCTGCATTGTGTATTTGCCCTGAGCCACCAGAAGCACTGCTGTCCTGACTGGGATTAACACTCCGTCACGGGCCAGGGCCTGCTCTGTGCCTTCCTGCAGCCCCAGACCTGCTCTTACCTGCTCTCCTAGAGACAGGTCCAGGAACTTGGACTGCAGCTGATGGCAGAATGCAAACGCAAGTTCCTTCATCTGGGGAGAGGACAAAGGAGAAGGGAATTATTCCGTGAAAGGGAGCCAGTAGCAGAGACTCAAAGCAGCGTTCTGCAGTCACCAAAGCCGGTTCCCAGGGAAGGCCAAGGGATTGGCTCAGCACAACTTCTGCCTGCATCTT
The Phalacrocorax aristotelis chromosome 1, bGulAri2.1, whole genome shotgun sequence DNA segment above includes these coding regions:
- the ARL1 gene encoding ADP-ribosylation factor-like protein 1, whose amino-acid sequence is MGGFFSTIFSSLFGTREMRILILGLDGAGKTTILYRLQVGEVVTTIPTIGFNVETVTYKNLKFQVWDLGGQTSIRPYWRCYYSNTDAVIYVVDSCDRDRIGTSKSELVAMLEEEELKKAILVVFANKQDMEQAMTPTEMANALGLPALKDRKWQIFKTSATKGTGLDEAMEWLVEALKSRQ